From a region of the Oncorhynchus gorbuscha isolate QuinsamMale2020 ecotype Even-year unplaced genomic scaffold, OgorEven_v1.0 Un_scaffold_4456, whole genome shotgun sequence genome:
- the LOC124028575 gene encoding uncharacterized protein LOC124028575, translating into MVVFIIFSLSMSLVHCVTRVELACYGCFIVFSLSMSLVHCVTRVELACYGCFIVFSLSMALVHCVTRVELACYGCFIVFSLSMALVHCVTRVELACYGCFIVFSLSMALVHCVTRVELACYGCFIVFSLSMALVHCVTRVELACYGCFIVFSLSMALVHCVTRVELACYGCFIVFSLSMSLVHCVTRVELACYGCFIVFSLSMALVHCVTRVELACYGCFIVFSLSMALVHCVTRVELACYGCFIVFSLSMSLVHCVTRVELACYGCFNRLFSIHGISPLCHQGGASMLWLFYCLFSIHVISPLCHQGGASMLWLF; encoded by the coding sequence atggtTGTTTTTATCATCTTTTCTCTATCCATGTCATTAGTCCACTGTGTCACCAGGGTGGAGCTAGCATGCTATGGTTGTTTTATTGTCTTTTCTCTATCCATGTCATTAGTCCACTGTGTCACCAGGGTGGAGCTAGCATGCTATGGTTGTTTTATTGTCTTTTCTCTATCCATGGCATTAGTCCACTGTGTCACCAGGGTGGAGCTAGCATGCTATGGTTGTTTTATTGTCTTTTCTCTATCCATGGCATTAGTCCACTGTGTCACCAGGGTGGAGCTAGCATGCTATGGTTGTTTTATTGTCTTTTCTCTATCCATGGCATTAGTCCACTGTGTCACCAGGGTGGAGCTAGCATGCTATGGTTGTTTTATTGTCTTTTCTCTATCCATGGCATTAGTCCACTGTGTCACCAGGGTGGAGCTAGCATGCTATGGTTGTTTTATTGTCTTTTCTCTATCCATGGCATTAGTCCACTGTGTCACCAGGGTGGAGCTAGCATGCTATGGTTGTTTTATTGTCTTTTCTCTATCCATGTCATTAGTCCACTGTGTCACCAGGGTGGAGCTAGCATGCTATGGTTGTTTTATTGTCTTTTCTCTATCCATGGCATTAGTCCACTGTGTCACCAGGGTGGAGCTAGCATGCTATGGTTGTTTTATTGTCTTTTCTCTATCCATGGCATTAGTCCACTGTGTCACCAGGGTGGAGCTAGCATGCTATGGTTGTTTTATTGTCTTTTCTCTATCCATGTCATTAGTCCACTGTGTCACCAGGGTGGAGCTAGCATGCTATGGTTGTTTTAATCGTCTTTTCTCTATCCATGGCATTAGTCCACTGTGTCACCAGGGTGGAGCTAGCATGCTATGGTTGTTTTATTGTCTTTTCTCTATCCATGTCATTAGTCCACTGTGTCACCAGGGTGGAGCTAGCATGCTATGGTTGTTTTAA